The nucleotide window TCCGTGAAAGAAATCCCTACTTCTAAGCGACTCGCAACAATATCTTTAGAGAGCATCGTATTAACATTAAATTCTTTTCCGTAGTCACGTAAGAAATCAAGAATGCTGACATCTTTCGTCCAGTCGTAGTTATTTACCATGCTCGCTGCGGAATCACCTTCAAAATCAAAAATTTTCCCAAGTTGAACGCGCAAACTTTCGACATTTTTACTAATTTGTTCCATTGATTGCAACTGACGCTCTTCTTTTTTACCACTTGGATCACCAATCGTTCCGGTCGCTCCACCAACTAAAATAATCGGACGGTGACCAGCATTTTGAAAACGACGTAAAATCATGAATGGGATTAAATGCCCAATATGCATCGAATCGCCTGAAGGATCAATTCCACAATAAAGCGAAATTTGCTTTTCCTCTATCCATTTGCGTAATCCTTCTTCATCTGTTTGTTGATAAATAGCTCCGCGCCACTCTAATTCATCAATAATGTTCATTTTCATCATTTCTCCTTTTTATTTTTAGACATAAAAAACGTCCCTTCGCTAGTTTTGCTAACGAAGGGACGTTGATTTTAACGTGGTACCACCCAACTTTTAGGAAAAATTCCTACTCAAATAAATAACGGTTTAACACCGGCCGCGCCATTATCCTGCGCAACGTGACTCCGGGATGTAATTCGACTACTTATCTCTACTAGTTTTCACCACCCACTAGCTCTCTAAGAATAAGAATAAGTACCTACTTCGTCCGTTCATTGTCATTTTCAATATGAAAAGTATACATACATTTATAACATACAGATAAAAATGATGTCAACTTTTATTTTTCTTTGGTTGTACCGCGAAGTTTTTCGCTATGTGGCAAAATAACTGTTTTTTCATCCACTTCTTCGTTTGTCATTAATTTTGTTAGTAAACGCATCGCTACTGCACCGATATCATATAACGGTTGTACAATCGTCGAAAGTTGTGGACGAGACATTAATGTTAATTTGGTATTATTACTTGTCATTACTTCTAAATCTTCTGGAACTCTGACTCCTGCATCCAGTGCAGCATTTAAAATACCAATTGCAAGCTCATCATCCGCTACAACTACTGCATTTGGTTGTTTTGCTAAGCCACTTAACTCAGCCCATACTTTCACGCCTGCATTATAGTTATACTTGGCTTCAATAATGTACTCTTCTTGATACTTAATACCAGCTTCTTCTAAAGCTTCTTTGTAACCAGCAAGTTTCATTTCACTATTAACAGGCTCATTTAAAGAACCACTTACAAACGCAATTTGTTTATGTCCATTATCAACAAAACGCTTCACAGCTTCTTTCGTTGCTTGTTTATAGTCGATGTTAACAGACGCTAATTTATTTTCTAAATCAACCGCTCCTGCTAAAACAACTGGTGCTGGTGAACGATCAAATTCTTCTTGTAATTGTTCCGAGATGCGTTCGCCCATATAAATAATACCGTCTACTTGTTTGCCAAGCAACGTATTAAGTACTTGAAGTTCTTTATCCTCATTTTCGTCCGAATTGCTAAGGATAATATTGTACTTGTACATCGTTGCAATATCTTCAATTCCGCGCGCAAGTTCTGCGTAGAATACGTTGGAAATATCCGGAATAATAACACCAACAGTCGTTGTGCGTTTGCTTGCAAGTCCTCTAGCTACAGCATTAGGGCGATAACCTAATTGATTAATCACATCTAATACTTTTTTTCGTGTTACTGGTTTAACATTCGGGTTTCCATTCACAACCCGAGATACAGTTGCCATGGAAACATTTGCTTCGCGCGCAACATCGTAAATTGTTACATTCATCCCTATTCACACTCCATATCAATTATTTTAATGGCTCTATATACCACTTGGAAACGTAAACAACTAGCCTTCCTTTAATAATACGATAACTTTTTTCGATATGCAATTGTTTTTACTCTTTATTTTCATTTATTTTCATATCAAAACAGCATTATATAGTATTTTAAAATGCTTTTTACGCATCAATAATCTGGAGCAAAATAAAAAGCCTTAGAATTCCAAGGCTTTTAAAATTTATTTTACTTTATGTGGTACTAAATTACTTGCTAAAATTTCTTTCCAGAACTGCTCGAATTCCGGGATATCCATTTGTTGGGCTGAGTCTGATAAAGCAACTGCTGGATCTGGGTGAACCTCTGCCATTACACCATCTGCTTCAATAGCAAGAGCCGCTTTTGCACACGGAAGTAACAAATCTTTTCGACCAGTGGAATGTGTCACATCAACCATAACCGGTAAATGTGTTTCTTTTTTCAAAATAGGAACAGCGGAAATGTCCAGTGTATTTCGGGTTGCTTTTTCGTAGGTACGGATACCGCGTTCACAAAGAATAATTTTACCATTGCCTTGTGACATGATGTATTCAGCAGCACCAATGAATTCTTCAATGGTAGCAGATAAACCACGTTTTAGTAGGATTGGTTTATCAACTCGACCTGCTGCTTTTAGTAATTCAAAGTTTTGCATATTTCTTGCCCCAATTTGAATAACATCCACATAATCAAGTGCTACTTCTATATCAGCTGGAGTAACGATTTCACTAATAACTGCCAAGCCGTATTCATCGGATACTCGTTTTAGAATTTTTAATCCTTCGACTCCTAATCCTTGGAAATCATATGGACTTGTACGTGGTTTAAATGCCCCACCGCGGATAAGTTTTAATCCTTTTGCTTTAATGGATTCAGCAACAGCTGCCACTTGTTCGTATGACTCTACGGAACATGGGCCAAATACAAAAACTGGTTCACCGTTTCCAATTGGTAAGCCTTTTACAGTAACAATCGTATCTTCTTTTTTATTTTTTCGAGATACAAGTAATGCTTTGGAGTGATCATCTTCTTGAAGTTCTAATCCGGCTTTAAAAATTTCTTTGAATAATTTCTGAATCGTGCTATCTTCAAAAGGACCTTTATTGGCTGCAAGAATCGTATTTAGCATTTCTCTTTCACGTAATGGATCAAAACGAAGAGAACCTTGCGTCCCTTTAATTTTACCAATTTCTTGTACTAAGTTAGCTCGTTTGCTAATTAATTCAAGCAAATCAATATTTAATTGATCCACCTGTGTTCTTAATTCCTCTAAATTTGCGTTTACCATTTAACTTCCACCCTTCTAAAAATCTGCTCCAAGATTATTTCTCATTATAGAGGAAAACAGATGATTTGTCACGAATCCACTTTTATACTTAATCGCTTTTAAGCATTAAAGTAAATAATGTAAATCTAATGTTATCATGTTATCGAAAAAAATTCAAGTAGCGAATGAATATTTTTACATAATAAAAAACAGCCAATGAAGGCTGTTTTTCTAGCGTTTAATTATTTTGCTTCTTTTTTAGCATCAGCTGCCACTTTTTTAGCAGCGTCTTTGCCTTCATCTACTGCTTTTTTTGCTTCTACTTTTGCTTTATCTGCTGCTTTTTCTACATCGTCAGCAGCATTTTCCGCTTCACTTTTCACTGCTTCCGCTGCTTGTTTTGCTGCTTCAGCGTTTTCTTCTTTATTTTGGGAAACGACTTCTTTGACCGCTTTCCCTTGTTTAGCAACTGTGTCAGCTAATTTACCAGATTTGTCTTTTACTACATCAACAAAACCACCAGCGGAATCAACTAACTTATCTTTTGTTCCTTTTGCTACACCACTAATTTCGATACCTTTTTCGTAAGCAACGTCTTTCCATTGATTACTTTTTTCTTTAATTGTATCGACTTGTGTATTTAAATCTTCACGTAATTCTTTACCTGATTTAGGTGCGAATAAAAGTGCTGCGGCTGAACCAACAATCGCACCAATTAAACCACCGATTAGAAAATCTTTTGTATTAATACCATCTTTTTCTGCCATGATAAATCCCTCCAGATTATATTAGAAATTTGATTGTTCAGATGCTTCTTTTGCGGCTTCTTTCGCTGCTTTATTTGCCTTCATTTTTTCTCTAAAAGAAAGAATGGAATTGCTAATGGAGACAGCTTGAGAAATCTTAGCTTCGTTTTGTTCTACTTTATTTGTTGCGAGTGTTGCAAGTTCGCGAACAGATTGACTTAAGCCAAGTAAAGATGTTCCAATATCACCAACTGCATCAAAAACTGGATCAACCTTCGCAACTTTGCCATTCACATCTTCTAGAAGCGTATTGGTTTTATCAAGCAATTTTTGCGACTCGCCTGTAATCCCTTGTACTTCTACAGTTATTTTTTCTAATGATTTAGCTACCTCATCCATTGTTTGGGAAGTTGATTTTAACGTTTTTCCCAAATAGATGGCAATAACTAAAAGCGCTATTGCGGCAATCAGTGCTGCAATATACAAGATTACTATCATCTATCCACACCTCCATATTCTTTTTTCTATACCCTGAGTTTTTCCCTCTAAAACTTTCTTCACCTAAAGAACCTATGTACTAATCGTAAAAAAGAAAAGGTATTAGCTTCATTTTAGCAATTAACTGGCAAAAAATAAACTAATAAGAAAGAAACCGGTTAATTAATTGCGGATGGTTGCTTTTGACTAAATTTGGAGTAAAATAGATAGGAGCAACTTTTTGCTTATTTTTAGTTAAATTTAGGGAGGTCAAAAGATTGAGAGATACACGAATTGAAACATTAGCACACAATTTAATCAACTATTCCGTCAAACTTCGCGCTGGGGAAAAAGTTTTGATTGAAAACTTTGGTGTCCAAAAAGAACTTGTGATGGCTTTAGTGGAAGAAGCATATAAAGCTGGTGGTTTCCCATTTGTTTCTTTGAAAGAACCACAAATCGATCGAGCGTTAATGCTAGGCGCAAATAGCCAGCAATACGAAAAGATTGCCGAATTTGAAGGTAATGTGATGAAAGAAATGGACGCTTACATAGGTTTACGAGCTGGTGATAACATTAATGAAACTTCTGATGTTCCCGCTGATAAATTAAAAATCCATGGTGATACAGTTGGAAAAATGCATTCTAATATTCGCGTCAAAAAAACAAAATGGGTAGTGCTTCGTTACCCAAGTGCCTCCATGGCTCAACTTGCAAAAATGAGTACTGCCGGATTTGAAGATTTCTATTTTGATGTATGTAATTTGGATTATGGAAAAATGAGTACGGCAATGGATGGTCTAGTAGAACTTATGAACAAAACAGACAAAGTTCACCTTGTTGGTCCGGGAACAGATTTAACTTTCAGCATTAAAGATATTCCAGCAATCAAATGCGCTGGGGAAATGAATATTCCGGATGGTGAAGTATTTACTGCTCCAGTACGTGACTCTATCAACGGTAAACTTACTTATAACACCCCTTCCCCGTATCAAGGATTTACATTTGAGAATGTTTCTTTTACTTTTAAAGATGGAAAAATTGTGGAAGCAACTGCAAATGATACAGATCGTATTAACAAAGTTCTAGATACAGATGAAGGTGCACGTTTTGTTGGAGAATTTGCTATTGGTGTCAATCCATTCATCCATGAACCAATGCAAGATATTCTTTTTGATGAAAAAATCGAAGGGAGTTTCCATTTTACACCTGGTCAATGTTATGACGAAGCATTCAATGGCAATCAGTCAGCAATACACTGGGATCTAGTAAATATTCAACGCGCTGATTATGGCGGCGGAGAAATTTATTTTGATGATGTGCTCATTCGTAAAGATGGTATTTTCGTGCTCCCTGAATTAGAAGCGTTAAATCCAGAAAACTTAGTATAAAAATAAGCGCTTAGGAACTTACTTCCTAGGCGCTTACCTTTTTTATACAATTGTTTTTTCACCAGGTTGCCAGTTAATCGGGCAAAGTCCACCAGTTTGTAGTGCTTGTAAGACTCTTAAGACTTCATCAACTTCACGGCCAATGTTATTATGATGAACGACTTCATACTGGATTTCACCTTTAGGGTTAATAATGAAAAGACCACGTAATGCGACTCCCTCTTCTTCTATCAACACACCATAATCGCTTGCTACTTGGTGATTCGTGTCGGCTGCAAGCGGATAATTCAACTTGCCAATTCCGCCTTCTTTAATTGGCGTATTTGTCCATGCAAGGTGAGAATGAATGGTATCAGTTGAAGCGCCAATAATCCGCGCACCTAAAGCTTCAAATTCATCTGAACGAGCCGAAATCGCAACAATTTCAGTCGGGCAAACAAATGTAAAGTCCATTGGATAGAAAAAAAGAACTGTCCATTTATCATCTTCTATATTTTTTTCTAGACTTACTTTTCCAAAAGTCTGATTGGGCATAACGGCTTCCATTTCAAATCTTGGAGCCTGTGTACCTACTAAACGTTCTGCCACTTTTATCCCTCCATTTTATCTATGTAGTTGTATTTTGTATCACATGATATATTTTAATACACGGATTAAGGAGTGTAAAGCTTTTATTTATAATAATTATAAACAAACAAAGAGCATGCCAAATTAACAGCATGCTTCTTTTATTATTTAGTTAATGGCACTTTTTTTCACTTCAGCATCTGTAATTTCTTCTTGATCCAGCACTTTTTCATACGCTGCTTGGAATTTTTGAACATCTCCGGCACCCATGAATAAAATTACTGCTCCTGGATATTTCAAAAGTTCTTCGGTATGCTCTTCTTTAATAATGTGATTTCCTTTGGTTTTATGCGCCAAATCAGCAATCGTTAAATTACCAGTTTTTTCGCGTGCAGAACCAAAGATATCACAAAGATATACTTCATCTGCTAAGTTTAAACTATCCGCAAATCCTTGTAAGAATGTACGTGTTCGTGTAAATGTATGCGGTTGGAATACAGCAACTACTTTTTTATCTGGATATTTTTGTCGTGCAGCATTTACTGTTGCACGTATTTCTGATGGATGATGCGCATAATCATCTACTAAAACTTGATTACTTTTTTCTGTAATACTAAATCTTCTTTTAACACCTTCAAATGTTTTTAATTCTGCTTTTACTGCGTCCACTGGTAAACCTTCATAGTCGCATAGCGCAATGACACTTAATGCGTTTAATACATTGTGATCTCCGTAAGCTGGAATTTCAAAAGAAGCTAAAAATTCGTCGCGATGATAAACATCAAAACGGGTTCCAGTAGTTTCTTTAATCACATTCTTAGCTTGGAATTCATTCTCTTCCCCAAAACCGAAATAAATGATGGGAATGCCTAGCTTAAGTTTGCGAAGTTCTGCGTCGTCGCCTAGTGCAAACACGGCTTTTTTCACTTGTTTTCCAAGCGTTTCAAACGCGTTAAATACATCATCCACGCTCTTGAAATAATCTGGATGATCCCAATCGATATTCGTCATAATGGCATAGGTTGGTTTATACGCAAGGAAATGACGTTGATATTCACATGCTTCCAGTGCAAAATACTCTGCACCTTTTGTTCCACTACCCGTTCCGTCACCAATTAAGTATGAGGTTGGACGAATCGCACCAACTACGTGTGATAACAGACCTGTTGTTGATGTTTTACCGTGCGAACCTGTAATAGCAATACTTGTGTAACCATCAATCAATTGACCTAAAAATTTATGGTATCGAATAACCGGAAGATTTAGTTCCATTGCGCGCTCAATTTCCTCATGCGTATCTGGAAATGCGTTTCCAGCGATGATTGTCAGCCCGCTCTTTATATTATCTGCCGAAAAAGTAGTAATCGGAATTTGCTTTTCTTCTAAAGCTTTTTGTGTAAAAAAGTATTTATCCACATCGCTACCTTGCACCTGATAACCTTTATCATGCAGGATTTGAGCAAGTGCACTCATTCCCGACCCTTTTATTCCAACAAAATGATAGATAGTCATTATTTGAACCCCCATTAATTTATCATGAAGAGGGTGCCTAAAAATACATGTTAACTGTTAAGCACCAAGTCTTAACTTTG belongs to Listeria ivanovii subsp. ivanovii and includes:
- the ccpA gene encoding catabolite control protein A, producing MNVTIYDVAREANVSMATVSRVVNGNPNVKPVTRKKVLDVINQLGYRPNAVARGLASKRTTTVGVIIPDISNVFYAELARGIEDIATMYKYNIILSNSDENEDKELQVLNTLLGKQVDGIIYMGERISEQLQEEFDRSPAPVVLAGAVDLENKLASVNIDYKQATKEAVKRFVDNGHKQIAFVSGSLNEPVNSEMKLAGYKEALEEAGIKYQEEYIIEAKYNYNAGVKVWAELSGLAKQPNAVVVADDELAIGILNAALDAGVRVPEDLEVMTSNNTKLTLMSRPQLSTIVQPLYDIGAVAMRLLTKLMTNEEVDEKTVILPHSEKLRGTTKEK
- a CDS encoding bifunctional 3-deoxy-7-phosphoheptulonate synthase/chorismate mutase — translated: MVNANLEELRTQVDQLNIDLLELISKRANLVQEIGKIKGTQGSLRFDPLREREMLNTILAANKGPFEDSTIQKLFKEIFKAGLELQEDDHSKALLVSRKNKKEDTIVTVKGLPIGNGEPVFVFGPCSVESYEQVAAVAESIKAKGLKLIRGGAFKPRTSPYDFQGLGVEGLKILKRVSDEYGLAVISEIVTPADIEVALDYVDVIQIGARNMQNFELLKAAGRVDKPILLKRGLSATIEEFIGAAEYIMSQGNGKIILCERGIRTYEKATRNTLDISAVPILKKETHLPVMVDVTHSTGRKDLLLPCAKAALAIEADGVMAEVHPDPAVALSDSAQQMDIPEFEQFWKEILASNLVPHKVK
- a CDS encoding YtxH domain-containing protein; this translates as MAEKDGINTKDFLIGGLIGAIVGSAAALLFAPKSGKELREDLNTQVDTIKEKSNQWKDVAYEKGIEISGVAKGTKDKLVDSAGGFVDVVKDKSGKLADTVAKQGKAVKEVVSQNKEENAEAAKQAAEAVKSEAENAADDVEKAADKAKVEAKKAVDEGKDAAKKVAADAKKEAK
- a CDS encoding DUF948 domain-containing protein, with the protein product MIVILYIAALIAAIALLVIAIYLGKTLKSTSQTMDEVAKSLEKITVEVQGITGESQKLLDKTNTLLEDVNGKVAKVDPVFDAVGDIGTSLLGLSQSVRELATLATNKVEQNEAKISQAVSISNSILSFREKMKANKAAKEAAKEASEQSNF
- a CDS encoding M29 family aminopeptidase T, yielding MRDTRIETLAHNLINYSVKLRAGEKVLIENFGVQKELVMALVEEAYKAGGFPFVSLKEPQIDRALMLGANSQQYEKIAEFEGNVMKEMDAYIGLRAGDNINETSDVPADKLKIHGDTVGKMHSNIRVKKTKWVVLRYPSASMAQLAKMSTAGFEDFYFDVCNLDYGKMSTAMDGLVELMNKTDKVHLVGPGTDLTFSIKDIPAIKCAGEMNIPDGEVFTAPVRDSINGKLTYNTPSPYQGFTFENVSFTFKDGKIVEATANDTDRINKVLDTDEGARFVGEFAIGVNPFIHEPMQDILFDEKIEGSFHFTPGQCYDEAFNGNQSAIHWDLVNIQRADYGGGEIYFDDVLIRKDGIFVLPELEALNPENLV
- a CDS encoding peroxiredoxin, with translation MAERLVGTQAPRFEMEAVMPNQTFGKVSLEKNIEDDKWTVLFFYPMDFTFVCPTEIVAISARSDEFEALGARIIGASTDTIHSHLAWTNTPIKEGGIGKLNYPLAADTNHQVASDYGVLIEEEGVALRGLFIINPKGEIQYEVVHHNNIGREVDEVLRVLQALQTGGLCPINWQPGEKTIV
- the murC gene encoding UDP-N-acetylmuramate--L-alanine ligase; translated protein: MTIYHFVGIKGSGMSALAQILHDKGYQVQGSDVDKYFFTQKALEEKQIPITTFSADNIKSGLTIIAGNAFPDTHEEIERAMELNLPVIRYHKFLGQLIDGYTSIAITGSHGKTSTTGLLSHVVGAIRPTSYLIGDGTGSGTKGAEYFALEACEYQRHFLAYKPTYAIMTNIDWDHPDYFKSVDDVFNAFETLGKQVKKAVFALGDDAELRKLKLGIPIIYFGFGEENEFQAKNVIKETTGTRFDVYHRDEFLASFEIPAYGDHNVLNALSVIALCDYEGLPVDAVKAELKTFEGVKRRFSITEKSNQVLVDDYAHHPSEIRATVNAARQKYPDKKVVAVFQPHTFTRTRTFLQGFADSLNLADEVYLCDIFGSAREKTGNLTIADLAHKTKGNHIIKEEHTEELLKYPGAVILFMGAGDVQKFQAAYEKVLDQEEITDAEVKKSAIN